The following is a genomic window from Rhizobium rhododendri.
GGGTGCCGATCGGCGCATCCATGTCGGAAAACTTAGTCTTCAGGTCCTCGGCGACCTTGCCGACCCTCTTTTTAAGCCCCGACGGCCGGATTACCGAGATCTTCTCCCGGACCATCAGGGCGGCGACGATGTTCTCGAAGATGGAACGGCCAGGGAAGGCGCCGTCGCGACCGCGATCGCCCGAGACATAAGCGATGCCCTGGCGAACCGCATCGGCGGGCTTGGCGATCCTGATTGTCTGGCCGTCAAACGACGTGGTGCCATCCGTGAACGGCGCCGCGCCAAACAACCCGCGCAGCAGGGACGACTGTCCCTGCCCCTGCAGGCCGGCAAGGCCGCATATTTCACCGGGATAGGCGTCGAAGCTGACGTTCCTCACGGTTGCATTGGAGACCGCGGCAACGGAAACACTGGCGGAGGATGTGGCAGGGCGCGCAGGCCGTGCCTCGGCCACACGCACGTCGCCGACCATGTCGCGAACCACTGCTTCGCGGCTGGTTTCGGCAATTGCCCGTTCAGCGGTTGTTGCGCCATTGCGCATGACTGTGACCTGATCGCAGACGGCAAACACCTCGTCGAGCCGGTGCGAGATCATGATCGTCGAAACGCCCTCCGCCTTCTTTTCCTGGAGAATGTCGAAGAGACGCTGCGACTGCCGGCCATCTAGCGCTGCCGTCGCCTCGTCCATGATCATCAGGCGTGCGTCTTGGGCAAACACCTTGAGGATCTCGACGATCTGGCGCTGGTCTGGCGGCAGGTTTCCTACAATGGCGGCCGGGG
Proteins encoded in this region:
- a CDS encoding sugar ABC transporter ATP-binding protein, giving the protein MTNALKADGIQKNFGAVRALTDGRLTVGEGEIHALLGANGCGKSTLCKIIAGAVAPSGGSLEFGGASVSFRNPRDAEKAGIALFYQELSLVPQLSVTDNIFLGREIKAGPFVDGKEMQRLADALIALFDGVVGEGLTPAAIVGNLPPDQRQIVEILKVFAQDARLMIMDEATAALDGRQSQRLFDILQEKKAEGVSTIMISHRLDEVFAVCDQVTVMRNGATTAERAIAETSREAVVRDMVGDVRVAEARPARPATSSASVSVAAVSNATVRNVSFDAYPGEICGLAGLQGQGQSSLLRGLFGAAPFTDGTTSFDGQTIRIAKPADAVRQGIAYVSGDRGRDGAFPGRSIFENIVAALMVREKISVIRPSGLKKRVGKVAEDLKTKFSDMDAPIGTLSGGNQQKIFIARWLATSPKLLLLDDPTKGIDLGAKADLFALMRQQADAGATILFYSSEDSEIIEFADRVLVFNGGRVSAELSGNDINPVNMTRAAYGDAV